The Methylobacterium durans nucleotide sequence ATGCTCGCTCGACGGCGAGGCGGGCGCCGAGCTGCCGCGCCAGGGTGCGCATCAGCGACTGCCCGAAAGAATCCTTCGCTGCTCCGTCCTCCGGCATCCCGACACCGTCATCCTCTACGACGATCCGGATCTCGTCGTCCCGCGCGATGCGGATCGCGATGGTGCCGGGCCGGTCGCCGGCGAAGGCGTGCTTGAGGATGTTGGTCACGATCTCGTTGAGCAGCAGGGCGAGGGCCACGGACTTCTCGGCCGGGATCACCACCGCGACGAGGTCGAGCCGAACCGCGATATCGTCGCGCCCGCTGGCGCCGACGAGGTCGCCGATCAGGTCGCGCACGAAATCGGCGACGTCGTAGCGCGACACGCTCTCCGATTGGTGCAGGCGCCGATGCACGGTGCTGAGCGCCTCGACCCGCTGTAGGGTATCCATCATCGAGGCGCGCGTGGCCGGGTCGGCGATGCGCTGGCTCTGCAGGACGATCATAGCCGCGATCATCTGCAGGTTGTTCTTCACCCGATGGTCGATCTCGTGGATCAGGGTGGTCTTCACGGCGAGCGCCTCGCGGAGCGCCGCGTTCGCCGTCTCGCGCTCCCGCACCAGCCGGTACCGTTCCGTCACGTCGAGCTGGGCGGCGAAGAAGAACTGCAGCTCGCCGGTCTTGGCGTGCACCGGGTTCAGGTGGAGCGCATTGTAGAAGGTCGTGCCGTCCTTGCGATAATTGAGGAGGTCGATCTCGACGGCCCGTTCGGCACGGATCGCCTCGCGCACCCGGGCGACCGCCTTCGGGCAGGTGTCGGGCCCCTGCAGGAAGCGGCAATTGCGTCCGGTCACCTCGAAGCGCTCGTAGCCCGTCATCCGGAGGAAGGCCGGGTTCGCGAAGACGATCGGGTTGTCGTGCCGGCGCGGGTCGGTGACGATCATGGGCAACTGCGTCGTCCGGATGATCGCGCTGAACGGATCGATCTCGCCGAATTCCGTACGCGTGCGGTCCGCGAAGTGCGAGACGTCGCCGTTCCCCATGTCTCCCCCGACCGATCCCAATCTTCCCGAAGCCGGTCCAGCACCGGGATGGTCGACGCTAACGTACGCCCCAGACCAGTCAAGTCATGACTTATCCGATGGCGCCTAAATTCATACAACTGTAGATAATCCCTGTGACAACAACAAGGATAATCATGCAAAGACCATGATAGCGGCCCGAGCCGATCTTCGAAGATCGAGCGCCGCGCACCTGCGTGGTCGCGCGGTCGCGCCCGCTACCGCCCGCCTCGCCGCGACCCCATATCAGACCAGGATTTCCTGCGAGGCCTGGCCCGAGAGGAGTGATGATGTTCCTGTTCCGCAAGCGCGCCGAGATGCCGAGCCCTGCCGATGCGTTGCCCGGCCGGGCCGATCCGATCCCCACCGCCGAGACTCATTTCGTCAACGGGCGGCCGCTCAAGGGTCCCTATCCCGAGG carries:
- a CDS encoding histidine kinase dimerization/phosphoacceptor domain -containing protein, which gives rise to MGNGDVSHFADRTRTEFGEIDPFSAIIRTTQLPMIVTDPRRHDNPIVFANPAFLRMTGYERFEVTGRNCRFLQGPDTCPKAVARVREAIRAERAVEIDLLNYRKDGTTFYNALHLNPVHAKTGELQFFFAAQLDVTERYRLVRERETANAALREALAVKTTLIHEIDHRVKNNLQMIAAMIVLQSQRIADPATRASMMDTLQRVEALSTVHRRLHQSESVSRYDVADFVRDLIGDLVGASGRDDIAVRLDLVAVVIPAEKSVALALLLNEIVTNILKHAFAGDRPGTIAIRIARDDEIRIVVEDDGVGMPEDGAAKDSFGQSLMRTLARQLGARLAVERASNSGTRVILTMPAEASTTVSVRSP